The sequence CCGCCGCGCATCCGGCAGCTCGGCGATATCGCCGCAATGATGAAGAAGGATGGTGACGATGGCCCCGCGAAAGCGAAAATCGCCTAAGAAAACAACGGCCCAGATTGGCGCCGGGTTTGTTTCCTTGGTGGTTGCGGCCATCGGGCGCGAAATCCTGCGCCATCCGAAACTGGTCGGCGGCTGCGGCGCCTTCGCGGTTGTCTTCGGGTTTGTCGCCGCCAATGCGCTCTGGTACCAGCCGGGCGTTCATCCGTCTCCTTTCCTGCGCACGCGTGATGCGGAAAACCCGAACGGTATTGCCGGTTATCGCCCGGCCGAACCGCTCGGCACCCAGGGCAATGTCACCACCTTCCGCATAGAGCGACCGGCAGAGACGGAAACGGCACAGCCACCGGCGGCCGAGACCGCGGCGCTGCCGGCCGCCGAAAGCCAGAAACCGCAGCAGATCGTTGCCGATATTCAGGCCGAACTGAAGAAGCGCGGGCTCTACGAGGGCGAGGCGGATGGGCGCATGGGGCCGAAGACGGCCGCCGCCATCATGTTCTTCGAAGAGACGCTCGGCATGGAGCAGACCGGCGAGCCGACGACCCGGGTGCTGGCGGCCCTCAGGATCGACGGCGCCACCGTTGCCGCGATCCCCAGGGACCGGCCTTCCGACACCAGCGGCGGCGTCGAGATCGACCCGGTCGCGGCTGCCATCCGCAAGGCGGAAGCACCGCGTCCCAAGGCCGAACCCGTTTCACTCAACAGCGCGGCCACCACCGCCAAGCCCGCAAGCCGGGATCTGATCGCCAAGATCCAGCAGGGGCTGATCAATATCGCCTATGCCGATGTGAAGGTGGACGGTGTGGCCGGCCAGCAGACCCGCAACGCCATCCGCGCTTTCGAAAAACACTACCG comes from Rhizobium rhizogenes and encodes:
- a CDS encoding peptidoglycan-binding domain-containing protein; this translates as MAPRKRKSPKKTTAQIGAGFVSLVVAAIGREILRHPKLVGGCGAFAVVFGFVAANALWYQPGVHPSPFLRTRDAENPNGIAGYRPAEPLGTQGNVTTFRIERPAETETAQPPAAETAALPAAESQKPQQIVADIQAELKKRGLYEGEADGRMGPKTAAAIMFFEETLGMEQTGEPTTRVLAALRIDGATVAAIPRDRPSDTSGGVEIDPVAAAIRKAEAPRPKAEPVSLNSAATTAKPASRDLIAKIQQGLINIAYADVKVDGVAGQQTRNAIRAFEKHYRLPETGEPSEAVLKKLKSIGAI